A DNA window from Janibacter sp. A1S7 contains the following coding sequences:
- a CDS encoding flavin-containing monooxygenase encodes MKIAIIGAGFAGLSSAKVLREFGFDVVVHEKAADVGGVWSRSRRYPGVRTQNSKGTYRFSDLKMPRSYSQWPTGRQVQEYLELYTQEYGLEPYLRLNSEVTEARLLDTEDGWDVTTRALDGAMETERFDHVVVANGIFSEPFIPPFEGAEEFLASGNRIVAASEFHDIEDARGKSVIVLGYGKTSCDVAVPISEAAESTTVVARALLWKMPRRLGGVLNYKYLMLTRMGEALFRYQSLHGFEKFLHGPGDAVRRRMLGSVQSVATRQLNLKELGLVPHGTFEDIGRSTVSLVTEGFYERVKDGRITVHRDCVVAKLIVRDGVGWAELSNGETVRADLVVCGTGFRQMVPFFDEKLNDRLTDEEGNFLLYKQIHPINVPNLTFSGYNSSFFSPLSAEMAAVWIASHLLGCHKLPPEDERLAFAQAKVAWMAERTEGHHARGTNIIPFSMHNVDEVLDEINLNVGVFARFTQWLGPVRPSAYRFVAKKLKDRAEKRGLLPTDDSSQAETAV; translated from the coding sequence ATGAAAATCGCTATTATCGGTGCCGGCTTTGCGGGGCTGAGTTCTGCAAAGGTGCTGCGTGAGTTCGGTTTTGACGTCGTCGTCCACGAGAAGGCGGCCGACGTCGGCGGCGTGTGGAGCCGCAGTCGACGCTATCCGGGCGTGCGCACCCAAAACAGCAAGGGCACCTACAGGTTCTCCGACCTCAAGATGCCGCGCTCTTATTCACAGTGGCCCACCGGGCGGCAAGTACAAGAGTATCTTGAACTCTATACGCAGGAATACGGTCTGGAGCCGTACCTTCGACTCAACAGTGAAGTGACCGAAGCCCGATTGCTCGACACCGAGGATGGTTGGGACGTGACGACTCGCGCGCTGGACGGAGCGATGGAAACGGAACGTTTCGACCATGTCGTTGTGGCTAACGGTATTTTCTCCGAGCCGTTCATACCTCCTTTCGAGGGGGCGGAAGAGTTCCTGGCCTCGGGCAACAGGATTGTCGCGGCCAGTGAGTTTCATGACATTGAAGACGCCCGCGGGAAAAGCGTGATCGTCTTGGGCTACGGCAAGACATCATGCGATGTCGCCGTTCCCATCAGCGAGGCCGCTGAGTCAACAACGGTCGTGGCCCGGGCGCTGCTGTGGAAGATGCCCAGGCGGCTTGGCGGCGTACTCAACTACAAGTATCTGATGTTGACGCGCATGGGCGAAGCGTTGTTCCGCTACCAGAGCCTTCACGGCTTCGAGAAGTTCCTGCACGGGCCGGGGGACGCTGTCCGACGCAGAATGTTGGGCAGCGTCCAGTCTGTGGCCACCAGGCAGTTGAACCTCAAGGAACTGGGCCTCGTGCCCCACGGGACCTTCGAGGACATCGGGCGAAGCACGGTGAGTTTGGTGACCGAAGGGTTCTACGAACGTGTCAAGGACGGTCGCATCACCGTGCATCGCGACTGCGTTGTCGCCAAACTGATCGTCCGCGACGGGGTTGGCTGGGCCGAACTGAGCAACGGTGAGACCGTTCGGGCCGACCTCGTCGTGTGCGGCACTGGCTTCCGGCAGATGGTCCCGTTCTTCGACGAGAAGTTGAACGATCGCCTCACCGATGAGGAAGGCAACTTCTTGCTGTACAAACAGATCCATCCGATCAACGTGCCGAACCTGACATTTTCCGGCTACAACTCGTCGTTCTTCAGTCCGCTCAGCGCCGAGATGGCGGCAGTGTGGATTGCGAGTCATCTGCTCGGCTGTCACAAGTTGCCACCAGAAGACGAAAGACTCGCCTTCGCCCAAGCCAAGGTCGCGTGGATGGCCGAGCGCACCGAGGGCCATCACGCTCGTGGAACCAACATCATCCCCTTCTCGATGCACAATGTCGATGAGGTCCTTGATGAAATCAACCTGAATGTCGGCGTCTTCGCTCGTTTCACGCAGTGGCTTGGACCGGTACGCCCGTCGGCATACCGATTCGTCGCAAAGAAGCTGAAGGATCGAGCCGAGAAGCGCGGCTTGTTGCCGACGGACGACTCATCTCAGGCCGAAACTGCGGTATAG
- a CDS encoding phytoene desaturase family protein: MNQQVDAIVIGAGINSMIAASELALAGWSVTLIDERDRIGGFIASDEITLPGYIHDTFSSWHPLFVAGEAYGVLGEQLHKHGLEYANTDDAVTASVSTTHGSVIAHRSVERTVEGFENPNDRAEYVAMLEQFGEDAPHIFGAMGTELGAKTVMRLCWQLWRQQKSAGIERMARSVTQSGRGYARQRFDGWEADQLWAPWLLHAGLAPDQASGGLMFPVMAATMHGFGLPVVVGGAGQFVTAFERLFAEHGVNVITGSRVDSIEVQDGRAVGVRTGGKTLSASKAVLASTGPRQLYEELLRDQDVDHQTRVEVARYRPGRGAMQIHVALSAPLSWSDARLNAVPLVHVSSGSDSTAIACAQAEAGLLPETPTVVVGQQHVLDPGRVPLGCGSLWIQLQELPFTPTGDAAGQLDVADGWTPSVVDGYVDRVFDRIEAHAPGFKLTVRKAVALSPADLAQANRNAVNGDPYGGAAELDQNLLWRPTPRTSRHHTAVKGLWHIGAATHPGPGLGGGSGHYVASRLLAKRL; the protein is encoded by the coding sequence GTGAATCAGCAGGTTGACGCCATCGTCATCGGAGCCGGCATCAACTCGATGATCGCGGCCAGCGAATTGGCGTTGGCGGGCTGGTCAGTGACCTTGATCGATGAACGCGACAGGATCGGCGGCTTCATCGCTTCCGACGAAATCACCCTGCCCGGTTATATCCACGACACATTCTCGTCGTGGCATCCGCTTTTCGTGGCGGGCGAAGCATATGGAGTTCTGGGCGAACAGCTTCACAAACATGGCCTGGAATACGCGAACACCGACGACGCAGTCACCGCAAGTGTGTCCACGACGCACGGTTCGGTGATTGCTCACCGGAGCGTCGAGCGAACAGTCGAGGGTTTTGAGAATCCGAATGATCGTGCCGAATACGTGGCGATGCTGGAACAGTTCGGTGAAGACGCGCCGCACATTTTTGGCGCGATGGGTACCGAATTGGGGGCAAAGACCGTCATGCGCCTGTGCTGGCAGTTGTGGCGGCAGCAGAAGTCCGCAGGTATCGAGCGCATGGCGCGCAGTGTCACGCAAAGTGGCCGAGGCTACGCTCGCCAGCGCTTCGATGGATGGGAAGCCGACCAGTTGTGGGCGCCGTGGCTGTTGCACGCTGGTTTGGCGCCCGATCAGGCTTCAGGCGGATTGATGTTTCCGGTGATGGCCGCAACGATGCACGGTTTTGGCTTACCTGTGGTGGTCGGCGGGGCCGGTCAATTCGTCACTGCCTTCGAGCGACTTTTTGCTGAACACGGAGTCAACGTCATAACTGGCTCACGCGTCGATTCGATCGAGGTGCAGGACGGTCGTGCCGTCGGTGTTCGGACAGGCGGCAAGACCCTCAGCGCCAGCAAAGCGGTGCTGGCATCGACCGGTCCTCGGCAGTTGTATGAGGAATTGCTCCGCGATCAGGATGTCGATCATCAGACGCGAGTCGAGGTAGCTCGATATCGTCCTGGCCGTGGGGCGATGCAAATACATGTAGCGCTTTCGGCTCCACTGTCGTGGTCGGACGCACGTCTTAACGCTGTGCCCCTCGTGCACGTCAGCAGCGGTTCGGACTCGACGGCCATTGCATGTGCGCAAGCGGAAGCCGGGCTTCTTCCGGAGACGCCGACCGTCGTCGTGGGACAGCAACACGTTCTCGATCCCGGGCGGGTGCCTCTTGGCTGTGGCTCGCTGTGGATTCAACTGCAGGAGCTACCTTTTACGCCGACAGGTGACGCGGCGGGCCAGCTCGACGTGGCGGACGGTTGGACGCCCTCCGTGGTCGACGGTTATGTCGATCGGGTCTTCGACCGGATCGAAGCGCACGCTCCAGGATTCAAGCTGACCGTGCGAAAAGCAGTAGCTCTGTCTCCGGCCGATCTTGCGCAAGCGAACCGCAATGCCGTGAACGGAGACCCATACGGCGGTGCGGCCGAGCTCGATCAAAATTTGTTGTGGCGGCCGACCCCCCGCACGTCCCGACACCACACAGCCGTGAAAGGGTTGTGGCACATCGGTGCGGCCACCCATCCGGGGCCGGGACTGGGCGGAGGTTCGGGACACTACGTCGCAAGCCGTTTACTGGCAAAGCGACTATAG
- a CDS encoding DEAD/DEAH box helicase yields MTDTSTSETFEPTDEAVQATPDVEGTAPEAAQQTFADFDVHPEIVAALADAGIIHPFPIQAMTLPVALDRHDIIGQAKTGTGKTLGFGVPILNHVDLDSDVSLPQALVVAPTRELAGQVAADLERAGKRLGVKVLTVYGGRAYEPQIEALKAGVHVVVGTPGRLIDLAQQKHLDLSATKTVVLDEADEMLDLGFLPDVEKIMAMTSPARHTMLFSATMPGAIVALARRYMTQPTHIRAMSEDGEADSHTVKATEQFVYRAHAMDKVEMIARILQARGRGLTIIFSRTKRTAAKVADELADRGFAAASIHGDLGQGAREQALRAFRNGKVDVLVATDVAARGIDVDNVTHVINYQCPDDEKTYVHRIGRTGRAGNTGIAVTFVDWDDETKWSMINRQLDLGIPDAVETYSSSPHLFTDLDIPEGTKGRLPRSQRTREGLGAEQLEDIGETGKSGGRRQGGGRSSGPRTGGGRSGGRSSEAKGDSGSSEGRPRRRRNRRRTHGGQSQSGRTNNG; encoded by the coding sequence ATGACTGACACCAGCACGTCCGAAACCTTCGAACCCACCGACGAGGCCGTCCAAGCCACCCCCGATGTCGAGGGCACCGCCCCCGAAGCGGCCCAGCAGACCTTCGCGGACTTCGACGTCCACCCCGAGATCGTCGCCGCCCTGGCCGACGCCGGGATCATCCACCCCTTCCCCATCCAGGCGATGACCCTGCCGGTCGCCCTCGACCGGCACGACATCATCGGCCAGGCCAAGACGGGCACCGGCAAGACGCTCGGCTTCGGCGTCCCGATCCTCAACCACGTCGACCTCGACTCCGACGTCTCCCTCCCGCAGGCCCTGGTCGTCGCACCCACCCGTGAGCTGGCCGGTCAGGTGGCCGCCGACCTCGAGCGCGCGGGCAAGCGCCTGGGCGTCAAGGTCCTCACCGTCTACGGTGGCCGCGCCTACGAGCCGCAGATCGAGGCGCTCAAGGCCGGCGTGCACGTCGTCGTCGGCACCCCCGGGCGCCTCATCGACCTCGCCCAGCAGAAGCATCTCGACCTGTCCGCCACGAAGACCGTCGTCCTCGACGAGGCGGACGAGATGCTCGACCTGGGCTTCCTGCCCGACGTCGAGAAGATCATGGCGATGACCTCGCCCGCCCGCCACACGATGCTCTTCTCCGCGACGATGCCCGGTGCGATCGTCGCCCTGGCCCGCCGCTACATGACCCAGCCGACGCACATCCGCGCGATGAGCGAGGACGGCGAGGCCGACAGCCACACCGTCAAGGCCACCGAGCAGTTCGTCTACCGCGCCCACGCGATGGACAAGGTCGAGATGATCGCCCGCATCCTGCAGGCCAGGGGCCGCGGCCTGACGATCATCTTCTCCCGCACCAAGCGCACGGCCGCCAAGGTCGCCGACGAGCTCGCCGACCGTGGCTTCGCCGCCGCATCGATCCACGGTGACCTCGGTCAGGGCGCGCGCGAGCAGGCGCTGCGCGCCTTCCGCAACGGCAAGGTCGACGTCCTGGTTGCCACCGACGTCGCGGCCCGCGGCATCGACGTCGACAACGTCACGCACGTCATCAACTACCAGTGCCCGGACGACGAGAAGACCTACGTCCACCGCATCGGACGCACCGGCCGTGCCGGCAACACCGGTATCGCCGTGACCTTCGTCGACTGGGACGACGAGACCAAGTGGTCGATGATCAACCGTCAACTCGACCTGGGCATCCCGGATGCCGTGGAGACCTACTCCAGCAGCCCGCACCTCTTCACCGATCTCGACATCCCCGAGGGCACCAAGGGTCGCCTGCCTCGCTCCCAGCGCACCCGCGAGGGTCTGGGGGCCGAGCAGCTCGAGGACATCGGTGAGACCGGCAAGTCCGGTGGTCGACGCCAGGGTGGCGGTCGCAGCAGTGGCCCACGCACCGGCGGCGGTCGCTCCGGTGGCCGCAGTAGCGAGGCGAAGGGGGACTCCGGCAGCTCCGAGGGTCGGCCGCGCCGTCGCCGCAACCGTCGTCGCACCCATGGCGGTCAGTCGCAGTCGGGTCGGACCAACAACGGCTGA
- a CDS encoding AraC family transcriptional regulator, which produces MTGLLRHHNLIHTRDLYEAREEVSRAFCRHDLSLTSRTGRLDVVHNGVRVGGVGLNYLRYGDEVRISPGKLNAFYLVQVPIAGRAAVSVGDTTVMSDRNRASLVSPLQPVDMVWSDGCEQMIIYLDRRAVEQFASENAAGEHPKEVVFEPAVDTKAPAIRSWLRIVGLLRDEVESGSTLLESALASINFEQLLIGGLLAAQPNSSEYGIPISRGRVGNRAVKIVTDAITAQPERTWRVTELAALAGVSPRSLQGAFRREYGVGPMEVLRRARLEHAHSDLVAGSPEGTSVTEIAMSWGFFHLGRFAATYRERYRESPSNTLARK; this is translated from the coding sequence ATGACTGGTTTGCTGAGGCATCACAACCTCATCCACACTCGTGATCTTTATGAGGCGCGTGAAGAGGTTTCCCGTGCATTCTGTCGTCACGACCTGTCGTTGACCTCACGGACGGGCCGCCTTGACGTCGTACACAACGGTGTGCGCGTAGGCGGTGTCGGCCTCAATTATTTGCGGTACGGCGACGAGGTGAGGATAAGCCCGGGCAAGCTCAATGCCTTCTATCTCGTCCAGGTGCCTATCGCCGGTAGAGCGGCAGTCAGTGTTGGCGATACCACCGTTATGTCGGACCGCAACCGTGCGTCCCTCGTATCACCGTTGCAGCCGGTCGACATGGTTTGGTCAGATGGTTGCGAACAGATGATCATCTACCTTGACAGGCGAGCAGTCGAACAGTTCGCCAGTGAGAATGCTGCTGGCGAACACCCCAAGGAGGTTGTGTTCGAGCCTGCGGTTGACACCAAGGCCCCAGCGATCCGCAGTTGGCTACGCATTGTCGGCCTGTTGCGTGACGAGGTCGAGTCCGGCTCCACTTTGCTCGAATCAGCGCTTGCTTCAATCAACTTCGAGCAACTGCTCATCGGTGGACTGCTGGCTGCGCAACCGAACAGTTCTGAATACGGAATTCCCATCAGTCGTGGACGCGTTGGGAATCGTGCGGTCAAAATCGTCACCGACGCGATCACAGCACAACCTGAGCGCACATGGCGGGTGACTGAACTGGCTGCATTGGCCGGCGTGAGCCCGCGCAGTTTGCAGGGCGCGTTCAGGCGGGAATACGGCGTGGGACCGATGGAGGTGCTGCGCCGCGCTCGCCTGGAACATGCCCACAGTGACCTCGTGGCAGGATCACCCGAAGGAACGAGCGTCACCGAGATCGCGATGAGCTGGGGATTCTTCCACCTCGGCCGGTTCGCGGCCACATACCGTGAACGCTATCGTGAATCGCCGTCGAACACATTGGCTCGCAAATGA
- a CDS encoding ParA family protein has translation MARAKKSAIIAVANQKGGVAKTTSVASIGAAMAEAGKRVLLVDLDPQASLTFSLGIDPDVVEVSIHEVLLGQAEVTEAILEASEGVDLLPSTIDLASAEAQLLTRPGREFVLQSVLEEVRSDYDVILLDCSPSLGVLTLAALTAATGLIIPMQAEMLSHRGVGQLLDTVRDVKKLLNKKLKTIGILPTMYDGRSNHAREVLDDLGGRYKLPVLSPPIPRTVRFAEAPAAGRSILDTARSSKGASAYREVTERILEAI, from the coding sequence GTGGCACGAGCCAAGAAGTCGGCGATCATCGCCGTCGCGAACCAGAAGGGCGGCGTCGCGAAGACGACGTCCGTCGCCTCGATCGGCGCAGCCATGGCCGAGGCCGGCAAGCGCGTCCTCCTGGTCGACCTCGACCCCCAGGCGAGCCTGACCTTCAGCCTCGGGATCGACCCGGACGTCGTCGAGGTCTCCATCCACGAGGTGCTCCTGGGCCAGGCGGAGGTCACCGAGGCCATCCTCGAGGCCAGCGAAGGGGTCGACTTGCTGCCGTCGACGATCGACCTCGCCAGTGCCGAGGCGCAACTGCTGACCCGGCCCGGTCGTGAGTTCGTCCTCCAGTCGGTCCTGGAGGAGGTGCGCAGCGACTACGACGTGATCCTGCTCGACTGCAGCCCGAGTCTTGGGGTCCTGACGCTCGCGGCGCTGACCGCAGCGACCGGCCTGATCATCCCGATGCAGGCCGAGATGCTCAGCCACCGCGGCGTCGGCCAGCTCCTCGACACCGTCCGCGACGTGAAGAAGCTGCTGAACAAGAAGCTGAAGACCATCGGGATCCTGCCGACGATGTACGACGGACGCTCCAACCATGCCCGCGAGGTGCTCGACGACCTCGGCGGTCGGTACAAGCTGCCGGTGCTCTCGCCGCCCATCCCGCGCACCGTCCGCTTCGCCGAGGCGCCGGCCGCGGGGCGTTCCATCCTCGACACCGCCCGCTCGAGCAAAGGTGCATCGGCCTACCGCGAAGTCACCGAGCGCATCCTCGAGGCCATCTGA
- a CDS encoding thiamine pyrophosphate-binding protein: protein MYERVAQVLWECGVTQIFGVAGSGNYHVTRSLIERGAGYISARHEGGSMSMADAFSRMADSVPVVSVHQGGGVTNVITGMTEAAKSGTPVVVLAGEAPLRDQLSNFRIHQDRLVEAVGAKSVRIFADTATADVRRAVSTAMTLRVPVLLNFPVDVQVMDSPETDPIVGLDPSAPPLPGKAGVEAIANLLLDARAPLILGGRGARHARQELLTLAERAGALTATSAVARGLFHGDPYNLDVMGDLATPLNAELVLDSDVIVAFGCSLGRWTTSNGSLLPEKATLVQVDSDPMHLEVQRPVHLAVVGDSAEIAKAVAEHIPEMEELSGKRRTGTNRKRIAQEGRWQDVPFRNESTQDRIDPRAATIVLDRMLDADRNVAVDSGNFLGYPSMFLTIPDARSLCFSQAFQCVGLGLASAIGHAVARPDRLTVAACGDGGLLMGASELETVVRLGLPMVVLVYNDSAYGAEVHHFGRTPEDEGFVTFPDVDMAAIARGHGFTGITVRAESDLAQVDAWLTGARETPLLVDLKVTDRKPSWWLADAFKAET from the coding sequence GTGTATGAACGAGTCGCTCAGGTCCTCTGGGAATGTGGTGTGACGCAGATTTTCGGTGTCGCCGGGAGCGGCAACTACCACGTCACTCGCTCGTTGATCGAGCGCGGCGCAGGGTATATCTCGGCGCGGCACGAGGGTGGTTCGATGTCGATGGCGGATGCCTTTTCGCGCATGGCTGATTCAGTCCCGGTCGTATCGGTCCATCAAGGAGGGGGGGTTACCAACGTCATCACCGGAATGACGGAAGCGGCAAAGAGCGGCACACCCGTCGTCGTGCTCGCCGGCGAGGCGCCGCTTCGGGACCAGTTGTCCAACTTCCGTATACACCAGGACCGCTTGGTCGAGGCGGTCGGCGCCAAGAGTGTCCGGATCTTCGCCGACACCGCTACGGCCGATGTCCGCCGAGCGGTCAGTACGGCCATGACGCTGCGTGTGCCGGTCCTGCTGAACTTTCCGGTTGATGTGCAGGTCATGGACAGTCCCGAGACCGATCCGATCGTGGGGCTCGACCCATCGGCTCCGCCCCTGCCGGGGAAGGCGGGTGTGGAGGCAATCGCGAATCTCTTGCTCGATGCCCGCGCACCCCTGATCCTCGGGGGCAGGGGAGCGCGCCATGCACGCCAGGAGCTGCTGACCTTGGCTGAACGGGCGGGGGCGCTGACCGCCACGTCCGCTGTCGCACGGGGCTTGTTCCACGGCGACCCGTACAACCTTGACGTGATGGGCGACTTGGCCACGCCGCTGAATGCGGAACTGGTGCTGGACTCAGACGTCATCGTCGCGTTCGGGTGCAGCCTCGGCCGGTGGACTACGAGCAATGGAAGCCTCCTGCCAGAGAAGGCGACACTCGTCCAAGTAGACAGCGACCCCATGCACCTGGAAGTGCAGCGACCCGTGCACCTCGCAGTGGTCGGCGACTCAGCCGAGATCGCGAAGGCCGTGGCCGAGCACATCCCCGAGATGGAGGAGCTGTCCGGAAAGCGACGCACCGGCACGAACCGGAAGCGGATCGCGCAGGAAGGTCGGTGGCAGGACGTGCCGTTCCGGAACGAGAGCACGCAGGACCGCATCGATCCCCGGGCTGCCACCATCGTGCTCGATCGGATGTTGGATGCCGACCGCAACGTGGCAGTGGACTCGGGCAACTTCCTCGGTTACCCGAGCATGTTTCTCACGATTCCCGACGCGCGTTCGCTGTGCTTTAGTCAAGCCTTCCAGTGCGTGGGGCTCGGGCTCGCATCGGCGATTGGCCACGCCGTCGCCAGACCGGACCGGCTCACGGTCGCCGCGTGCGGTGACGGGGGGCTACTCATGGGCGCCTCGGAGCTGGAGACCGTCGTCCGACTGGGATTGCCAATGGTGGTCCTTGTGTACAACGACTCAGCGTACGGCGCGGAGGTCCATCACTTCGGCCGGACGCCTGAAGATGAGGGCTTCGTCACCTTCCCGGACGTCGACATGGCCGCCATCGCCCGCGGCCACGGGTTCACCGGCATCACCGTCCGCGCAGAGTCCGACCTCGCCCAGGTCGACGCCTGGCTCACCGGCGCTCGCGAGACACCCCTCCTTGTGGATCTGAAGGTCACTGATCGTAAGCCGTCCTGGTGGCTGGCCGACGCGTTCAAGGCCGAAACCTAA
- a CDS encoding cyclase family protein, with protein MTNALSADTPTLRLPDPFANLIDFELEEVSAYNTPGPFWKHHNIRTGEHIGTHVDAPVHWISGKDGHDVSTIPVHRLIGPAAVIDVRARVDDDPDFLLDIADIQEWEAQHGRLPENGWLLVRTGWDRFSNDKEAFLNTDESGSHTPGITAQAAEWLATQRPISGYGVDTVGIDAGRGAELEPPFPAHYHLLGNDKYGVTSLQNLAQLPPTGAMLLVSPLPILGGTGSPARVLALVEHD; from the coding sequence ATGACCAACGCACTGTCCGCGGACACCCCCACCCTGCGGCTGCCGGACCCGTTCGCCAACCTCATCGACTTCGAGCTGGAGGAAGTCAGCGCCTACAACACCCCCGGGCCCTTCTGGAAGCACCACAACATCCGCACCGGGGAGCACATCGGCACGCACGTCGACGCGCCGGTGCATTGGATCAGCGGGAAGGACGGACACGACGTCTCGACGATCCCCGTGCACCGCCTGATCGGGCCAGCAGCAGTGATCGACGTGCGTGCCCGGGTGGACGATGACCCTGATTTCCTCCTCGACATCGCCGACATCCAGGAGTGGGAGGCCCAGCACGGTCGGCTGCCCGAGAACGGCTGGCTCCTCGTGCGCACCGGCTGGGACAGGTTCTCGAACGACAAGGAGGCCTTCCTCAATACGGACGAGTCAGGCTCTCACACCCCAGGCATCACCGCGCAGGCCGCCGAGTGGCTCGCGACTCAACGGCCGATCTCTGGCTATGGGGTGGACACGGTCGGTATCGACGCCGGCCGAGGTGCAGAACTGGAACCGCCCTTCCCGGCGCACTACCACCTGCTGGGGAACGACAAATACGGCGTGACCTCGTTGCAGAACCTCGCGCAACTACCCCCCACGGGTGCGATGCTCCTCGTATCACCACTGCCCATCCTGGGCGGCACGGGCAGCCCCGCGCGAGTGCTCGCCCTCGTCGAGCACGACTAA
- a CDS encoding ferritin-like fold-containing protein: protein MSEQAGPASTDGLGEREREGTIELLGVIAYGAISGFTRMAADSEMATDLRLKRALASMAVKEFHNHELLADHIIELGGDPITAMAPFEEAFEAFHARTKPRNLLEGLVKAYIGDGIASDFYIEISQYVEPTSREIIRRASSDYRDVDTIVRAVRDGIVEDRRRGGPLALWGRRLVGEALTQGQVVASEREALSELVLGLSHDRPGATLNEVGELMQRLTDRHRLRMGRLGLDA from the coding sequence ATGAGCGAGCAGGCAGGTCCGGCGTCCACAGATGGTCTCGGGGAGCGGGAGCGGGAGGGCACCATCGAGCTCCTCGGCGTCATCGCGTACGGCGCGATCTCGGGGTTCACCCGCATGGCGGCGGACTCGGAGATGGCCACGGACCTGCGCCTGAAGCGGGCCCTGGCGAGCATGGCGGTCAAGGAGTTCCACAACCACGAGTTGCTCGCCGACCACATCATCGAGCTCGGTGGTGACCCGATCACGGCCATGGCGCCCTTCGAGGAGGCCTTCGAGGCCTTCCACGCACGCACCAAGCCGCGCAACCTGCTCGAGGGCCTGGTCAAGGCCTACATCGGGGACGGCATCGCCTCGGACTTCTACATCGAGATCTCGCAGTACGTCGAGCCGACGTCCCGCGAGATCATCCGGCGCGCGAGCAGCGACTACCGGGACGTGGACACGATCGTCCGGGCCGTGCGGGACGGCATCGTCGAGGACCGGCGACGTGGTGGCCCGCTCGCCCTGTGGGGCCGTCGACTCGTGGGTGAGGCCCTGACCCAGGGGCAGGTCGTGGCCTCCGAGCGGGAGGCGCTCAGCGAGCTGGTGCTCGGCCTGAGTCACGATCGCCCGGGTGCCACGCTCAACGAGGTGGGCGAGCTGATGCAGCGGCTCACCGACCGCCACCGGCTGCGCATGGGACGCCTGGGCCTCGACGCCTGA
- a CDS encoding SDR family oxidoreductase produces the protein MSNSLNGRTAIVTGGSTLIGHGVVEALHREGANVTVADIDVEGGQRIVDSLGERVVFRRTDITHDGDLSRLAREVGDEQGGIDILVNLACSYLDDGFATSRSDWLSALDVNLVSSAMAVQTIHPWLVRSEHAAIVNFTSISSKVAQTGRWVYPASKSAMVQLTRSMAMDLISDGIRVNSVSPGWTWSAIMDGLSRGDRAKTDAVAAPFHLTSRVADPIEIGNVVAFLVSDAASVVTGADWAADGGYSALGPEQAVPAIPQLEA, from the coding sequence ATGAGCAACAGTTTGAACGGCCGCACCGCGATCGTCACGGGCGGCTCGACACTGATCGGGCACGGCGTCGTCGAGGCCCTCCACCGCGAAGGCGCGAACGTCACCGTCGCCGACATCGATGTCGAGGGCGGACAGCGGATCGTCGACTCGCTCGGTGAACGAGTCGTCTTCCGGAGGACCGACATCACACATGACGGCGACCTGAGTCGACTTGCTCGAGAGGTGGGCGACGAGCAAGGCGGGATCGACATACTGGTCAACCTCGCCTGTTCATATCTCGACGACGGTTTCGCAACCTCTCGTTCCGACTGGCTCAGCGCCCTCGACGTGAACCTTGTGAGCAGCGCCATGGCTGTGCAGACCATCCACCCGTGGCTCGTACGTAGTGAGCATGCTGCGATCGTCAACTTCACCTCGATCTCCTCGAAGGTCGCCCAGACTGGACGCTGGGTCTATCCGGCGAGCAAATCGGCCATGGTTCAACTCACGCGATCGATGGCCATGGATCTCATCTCAGATGGGATCCGGGTCAACTCCGTCAGCCCCGGTTGGACATGGTCGGCAATTATGGACGGCCTCTCGCGCGGCGACCGGGCCAAGACAGATGCGGTCGCCGCACCATTCCATCTGACATCGCGGGTGGCCGATCCGATCGAGATCGGCAATGTCGTCGCCTTCTTGGTTTCCGATGCCGCATCGGTCGTCACCGGAGCCGACTGGGCCGCCGATGGTGGATACTCCGCACTCGGGCCGGAACAAGCGGTACCGGCAATACCACAGCTCGAAGCCTGA
- a CDS encoding GlsB/YeaQ/YmgE family stress response membrane protein — protein sequence MWTIIVTIIVGAIIGALARLVLPGKQSISTLVTVILGILGSLIGSWAYTALSGNETTSGIDWIAFILGVIVAAVLIVIYGMVVGRKQV from the coding sequence GTGTGGACCATCATCGTCACGATCATCGTCGGCGCCATCATCGGCGCGTTGGCCCGACTCGTCCTGCCGGGCAAGCAGAGCATCTCGACGCTCGTCACCGTGATCCTGGGCATCCTGGGGTCCCTCATCGGCTCCTGGGCCTACACCGCCCTGTCCGGTAACGAGACCACGAGCGGGATCGACTGGATCGCGTTCATCCTCGGCGTCATCGTGGCCGCCGTGCTCATCGTCATCTACGGGATGGTCGTCGGCCGCAAGCAGGTCTGA